actaaaatatctcaacaattaTATGATATATCTCAGTGTAATTTGGTTCATACTTACATAGTCCAGAGGATGAACACTAAGGACTTTAGTGATCTGACTGAgctaacttttcatctagcaccaaTATGTTAAAATCTTTATTGGTTTCtaaccaaatacctgcaaaactaatgacactctcatcagcctcagctgtactttgtgttcagTGCTaattagctcaaagcactgccGTGTACGGcgtcacagagctgctagcgtggctgtGGACACCTTGGTCTTGTTTATTCCAAGAAGCCTTTGGTGTCCGTTCATTTCAGGTCAGTATGAAAATCCACTTGCAGAGACTTGAAACATATCTTCCTGGAGATTTAAGTGTGATTTAATTGACTTGAAAAAAGAAGAGTGCAGTCCCACAAAAGGTCCATACTGTAGTAAATGAATAAAGACCAATTGCACATacatcactcacacatttaAACAGTCATTCACAGTCATATTGGTATGACCTCTGTTCTCTCAGGTTGTCACAGCCCAAATTATTGCTCAGTTACTGACATAAGCTATTGCAGCAGCATTGATTCtagaaaaaagcagcaaatcaacCCTGAAGCTGGTCAGCAGGCGTCTGTGGTAAAGCCTAAGTTCACTGGAACGGGACAAACTTAGGCACTGTGAAGAGGAAAGGGTTTAACCCTAAAATGGCTACATTTCCACGCCTCATCATTCCTTGTTCTCTGTGGTTTTACAGATCTGCTGTCTTTTAATGTGCTTCCAGTCTGCCTCGCTCTCACAACGATTGACTCTGCTGAAGAACTTCTTGATGATAGCTTTGGCTTCTGCTTTAACTGTGGacagagaacgagagagagagagagagagagagagagagagagagagagagagatgatcaTTAGAGTCCAACGCATGCAGCAGAGCACAATTTTGAGATGATTTATCCCCTGCGTACCTTGGCCTTTCCCCCGACTCCTGCCCTCTGTGAGAAGGTGAGATAAGTAGCGGGCAAAGGACTTAAACAGCTCCTGCAGCCCAAGATAACAACAGCTGAGAATCCACTTCACACTGCTTTTCTGCCAACATGGAGTCAATCGATCAAAAAGTGCTCTCTCACCTTGGTGGCAAACTTCCCCTGAGTGTAAAAGGGGTCGAGATAGCGGACCACGATATCGGCGGCCTCCTTCAGCGTCACAGGCTTGGGTGGCTCATTGGAGGGGAGCAGGGCCCTCTCCTGCACATTGGGGTTGAACGTTACTCTTCTGTCTAAGGGGCGGCTGCGCTTCGCTGGAGGAGACGACTCGCTCTTATTCGCTTTTATATCATCTGTcaactggacacaaacacacgtttTAAACACTAGTTAAAGTCAGGCATCATCATAACATTGTTAGTTTCTAACAGAGCCGGAGGGAAAACCTAATTTCACCAGGAAACTAACAAAAGACACatcacatgctatactatgaactCAATAACACAGTTTCTTCTGCCGCTAAGCTGGTCTGAAGAAATCATTATAAAAAGAATTTTATTTGAATGTATGTGGGTGAGTCTATTCAGAGCTGTCGACGTGGTTTTAACTCTTGTCAACATATTGACCAACCTTTATATTTTTAACCATATTTGATTTGTCTGTCTGAAAATAGGAGGTGGTGTTTGTCTGATTTTACTAAAGTCACAGGTGTGgacgcacaaacacacgcacacacacacactatcagtCACCGAGCAGGCGATACATTTGATGTAAAGACTGGATAGATAACAGACAGTTACCCCGTATGTTAGATGTGGTTTAGCTTCATCCTCAGGTTTGTTTGGTCTGTGTGAGAGGTCAAAAATAATGTTAGAGACTTGTccatcttttttgtctttctaaaAATGGTGCACTTAGGGTGTCTTACTCTGTAGTGGACTTCATATACTCTATAGATGTGTCTTGAAGCTGCTCCAACTCCAACGTCTCTGTGttatgtttttcctcctcttcatcatcagtAATAACTAtaactttgtttttactttcttcTTGGATCCCATCCTGAGTCTCTACAGGACTGATCTCTGGTGAGTGTTCCTGCTGGCTAACGCTTTCTTGAGCGACCACCGCTGTGGTGTGAGATAACATAGCATCAAGTCCCCTCAGCGTCTCCGCCTCCTCCTGGCTGTCCTCAGTTGTTTCTTTCTTCGTAAAATAATGGGAAATGTTGCGAGAGCTCTTTGCCGCTTCCGCTAGCTTCTGCTGCTTCTTGCTCATGGCTCTGCCCGCCTTTGTCGGGCTGTTCACAAAGGTGGCGGCGGCGTTCGCTCTGGCTCTGATGGACGACGTTACAGCCGAAGGTGCATCGGCGCCCGTATCTCCAGAGCCTCCTGAGCTGTCACTGTAAAATCCGCCACTCTCTGTCCTCTTATTAGACACAGTGTCCGACATGGAGGCCTTCAGCAGATCCTTAGCAGTCTGGAAGGGGTTGGATGATCCCCTCAGACCTGCTCCTACTCTCTTACGCTTCATCTGGAGGAATAATGCCAAACAAAGAACACATGTTCATATATGAATCTTCTGCAGTCGCAAGACACTGTAATGACTGCTTGCAAACTAGGTCAAGCAAGTGTGTAGACAGGAGCTTACAGAGTAGATCTCAGATGCAGATGTGAAGCCCTGCAGCTCCTCAGAAAAAGAGGCAGAAGACGAGGAGGAAGGTTCCTCTTTGAGTTTTGACTCACTGCTGCAGACTGTCTTGACACCTTGTCCTTTTTCTCCAGGTGCAGTTTTCTTCATCTCTGTTACCTTTAAAACAGGATACGAGTTAGGAACATATCTTTCCAATCTAAGTGTATGCTACCAGCGATCCTGTGACAGGTAGAGCAGTCAGTAGTTACCTTCTTTAGGACAGCAGCTTTGTATAAGTTGGAGGACTTGCTGCTCTTGAAGACCTCATGTTCAATATCCACCGCTGCAGACAGGATGTCACtgctgagagaaagagaagacaaTGTAAAGCGACTGTGGGGAAACAAAGTCCAAAAATtcacaatgtactgtatttgaatGGTGTTTGAAGCATGTGTCTGCATAATTACTGGAATGAGTCTTCTGCCCCCTGGTGGCCATACAATGCTTCCTGCAAGAGGCACAAGCAGTGCTCTCTGGCCTGAAATAGAATATGTATAAAggtctgttaaattaaaaattgtcAAGAAAAAATTAAAGCTACAGcgaaagaatttttttttcttctcattagcaaaagttttaaaattgCTCAGATGCAAGGTTGTCTCTACTACTTCACATCTCATGACACATGAGTCACACTGAATTCTTAGAGACGTGTCAATgagtttcctcaggagggtggctggcgtctcccttagagatagggtgagagcCGTCATccagaggagctcggagtagagccggtgctctttgcgtcgaaaggagcagttgaggtggttcgggcatctggtaaggatgcctcctgggcgcctccctaggaggtgttccaggcacgtccagcggGAGGAgcctggggaagacccaggactaggtggagagattatatctcaacttgcctgggaacgcctcggatcccccagtcggagctggttgatgtggctggGGAAAGGaagttggggtcccctactggagctgctgcccccgcgacccgataccggataagcggatgaagatggatggatggatggatggtgtcAATGAGTGCAACAGGTATGAGGAATGTGTTTGCAGCATTACAGTACCTTTACGGTGAGTCTGGGGATCCTCTGACTGCTGGCCTCTCTCAGTGGGCAGTCAGCATCTACACAATAAGGatacattagttatttatgacAGTACAGATCAGGCTTGATATCCATTTaggaatattggatttttttctatTGATATTTACCCGGGGGAACAAAGGCTTCCTTCTGACCATCAGCGACCTAAAGAAACATCATCATTCTCAGATATTCACTTAAACAAAGTAGCTTCCAGACAAACAATGCACATTGGACAGAGAAGTATACACTGGTACACTTCCTCCATCTCAGCAATATTACCACTCACCTACTGCCATGTGACTCAATACCCTCTCCCTCACTACGCACAAAACGCTGAAACattagtaaaataaataaataatgcatcttttgactttttttggtttaatgGTGACTATAAAAAGGTTAGTCACTTTCTCATCAAAAGAGaacagcagttgtgttcatcTTGAATTTAGTCAGTTACTATAGTGATGAAGTTCTGACAGCATGAAATTGGACATTTTTAATCCACTTTACGGATTAATCCCAGTGCGATTGATATCTTTTAAATAGTCATATTGGATTAGCCATCTTTCAAGACTACATAGGATTAGCGTTTAATtaccaaaatgtgttttgggCGGTGTCTCACTTTAAACTGGAAGATCAATTACATGAAGAGATATAAATGAAGTTCTGAAATGCGTAGGATCAAGGTAACGATGGCCACCCTCCCATCACCACACCTCCTAATCCAGAGTTTCCTCGGCCCGCCATAGCAAAATTTGTTAGCGTTTTGGTTTTCCTATGAATTTCTTGTAAAATTAATTTTGTAGACCTGTTGTAGATGTTAAAGGAATACGCCTccatttgttgaaatagggcttatcacggtctcccctagctgtagataggtgggcaaacacattttttgtctcactgcatgcattgttttagtttggtgCAACACAGGCGGCGGCGCTGCAAATTAGCTTAGCACAGTGAATGGAttcctatgttgccggttagcatgttgtgagtaaaagtgagccaacaaaaacaacaacctaattacttcttgtagCCTGCGTATTCATAATGAGTACAAACAGTAATTTAGATTAAGACTAGacgatttcctaggcagatgTTGAGTTGGGACTATATTTGGTGGAAGCACAGCAAAAGCACTGCTACATGGCGCCGAGATATTGCGCAGCAACTCTGTGTGAGTACAGGTCTAATATGGGTGGATCTATCCCGTGGAATAACCATGCATCATGTTTACAGTAATCACTCTGTGGACAGCTGTTTATTGGGTCCATTCGGCGTTTTTCCCAGTTGACTTCATCACACCGGAAGAAAAGTGGAGTACTGCAGGATGCCTCACGTCCTTGGGCTGTTGAGTGATCACAAACTCTTTTTCCTTTCGTTCTATTTCCAAAGTACGCACCTCCTCTTCTGAAAACCCTGGTTCGTAGAGGTATGCTTCTGGATCTTGACTGTGTGAGAAGTCATCCTCTTTCGTCTCTCACAAAATCCGGCATGTTCATTGTCATTCACTGTCTACTGTAGGAAATATAGCCAGCTATTCAAGCTGGATATGTTGATGGAAGTTGGGGGGTTTAAGGTGCTGCGTGATCTCTGCGCCCATGCagcagtgcttcggctgtgcttccacccaatatagtcccaagtcaatatctgtCCAGGAAAATCGTTGCATTGCTGTTTGTACTTGTTATAAATAAGCAAGCCACAAAAAGTAATTAGGttgcagttgttttttgttggctcacctTTACCGACAACATGCTAACAGGCAACACAGGATTCCATtaactacgctaagctaactagcagaGGCGTTGCActagactaaaacaatgcatgcaaaaatgcattggcccacctatctacagctaggagagaccgtgataagccctatttgaAGAAATGGTGGCATATTCCTTTAAGTGCCCTATAGTTCctcaaaaaaatacagttcaatCACTACTGAAAATATGCCTCATTGTGTGTGCATAGAGgtgaataaatatattattttgtgtTGCAGCGAAGTGTCAGTTAGTTGTAGGGGGATTGTTGTTTGACCAGACctgcccccactgctaaaacaaatcctaaaggaaacactgtaatttgtttttgtttatcagTTTTCTTTCTACTATTTTACAACCATGGCattcttgtttttattgagGTTGTGTTATTAAGCATAAAAGCTCAACTTGGAACATCTGACTAAGTTTTACTTCAATGTTGCGCCAATTCCACTGAACATGTGGGAGCGATTTACCACAATCCTCGCTTAACAGCCTCAACAGCCCCTCCATTCCTGCTGCCAGCAGCTGGCCAACATGTGCACAAAGATACAACATAAACACTAGTTGCATTTCTACAGaaaagagtttgtgtgtgttgattatAATGATTCACCTTCCGCATGTTCATCTGCCTCTTGAAGAGGTCTGAAAACTCCTTTTTCCTGTTTGAGCCATCGTCTTCACTGCTGGCATCCCCTTCGTCATACCTGCAAGGTGTGATGTCAGAGTCAAATCTACAGGTTCCCCACTTTCTTACGTTACAAAACTAAATCCAAGTGGGACAAATGTCACTCAAGTTGTCCTGCCTTTCAAATCCATAGCCCTTCTTTCCTCCTTCATAAAGGCCCGGCTGGAAACCAAACGGTCCTGTGGGCCCTTTGCTCTGAGCTTCGGTCTTGGTGCTGAGGGTGGCCGCCCTCTCCAGCTGGGCGCGCACAACTTTGGGGTTACGACAGTAGTCGCAGGCACCGGCACAGTTTGGCATCTTGTCCCCAAAGAACTTGGAGATGGTGGCATGGCGGCAACTGGTGGGAAGATAAGAGGGTGTGCATTTaatcccttttttgtttttttattgtgattacAATTTTAGCTCCcgatgatcacaaaaacagagtaATCAAGAAAAACGATTACTTTGCACATTATGTTcagcaagtaaactcttattttgtcttgtgaatgagatcaaattctttttttttttcttttatattcaaaAATGAACACACTGAGACATGAAACAAGAGACCAATCACATATGCAGGTTGAGATCAAGGCTGTAGCACAAGGCTACAGCCCGGACCTCAAAGAGCCATCGATGCTGAATCAAGTGTCCAGGGTCCTTTCCGACAGTTCCATGTACACAACATCCAAGAAGGCAAGGGTccagcactcccagaacatgtgaagatatgtaccttaagctttacttttattttccccATAAACGAGCAGCCCCACGGCTtgttaaaaactaaatatatgtAAGGAAAAGCAACAGCTCCTGTGAAGTTAGCTACATATTAGAGACTATATTTAAAAAGGTCAAGCCTGGTGATGTTTTTGAGCACACAGCAAACATCTCTCCATCATAAACTGGCCATTGAGTGCGTCATTGATCTATTAGCTATTGTGTAACCATCACACACCACTATGATCAATGTTTCTGTTCTTCTAAAAGTCCAACAGGGCTCCCTTGacccatgaaataaaaaaattgttgtcTGACAATTACAACGCTGATAGACATTATAGAAGTTATTAGCTTTAGTAATGCCTTCAGTACTTCATGTActgataaaaagaaaacattaaatttttaattaatttgggAGGTACTAAGTCTTTTTTCTCTTACAATTCAGGGGTTTTGGACAATAAAATTCTCATTAATCTGAGCTTTAGAAGTTATTATcgcaaaataaaatgtttagaaaagaaaatcctcacatttctgTTTTAGATCCAGTATTATgtaacacagagagagagacagaaagagagagagagagagagagggagagagatattTGGGAAACAATCCACTAGACGAGCCACTTCAACAACATACTAACTACCTTGCTGGAAATGGAAACTGTGAGGGGAGCAGTTTCACCAAAAGGAGGCGGGGAAAGCCAGAGAGGCACAGAGAGGCACAAAAAGACTCTGTGAAGCAACAGTCACTCCCATGAGTGATAAAGAACAGCCTCGCAGGCAGAGAAACTAAAGTGAGGCGCACAGTCAAACGGCAAAGCAGACAACTACTCTGCAACCAAAAAACAGAGAAGAGCAAGATACTTGACAACCAAAGAAGAGGAAGATTAAGAGCAGCATGAAAGGGATTTTGTGCCATCTCACTTTTCCTCCACTCCACATGCAGAGTATCATCAGTACCTGAGGAATTATCACTCCTAACCTTAATCTCAACCTGACTGCTTATCTCCGTCTGTTAGTCTCCACCTCTGAGTGACGTGCGgcacattttaacaacagaCTGACAGATATAAAAACACACTGAGNNNNNNNNNNCCTCCAGGGGAGACATGTCATGTTCATCACTGCCTCCTCCTCATCAAGTGGTCTGCTTTCTTCGGTTCTGTAACTTTTGCAGGTCAGTCTGGGCTGGGCTGAGCATGTGAAAACAACAACTGAGACTCTCATAGGTAAGTGCATTTCACTGcaagtgtgtatatttctggaCAGTTTGACAGGCACTGAGAAATACTTGTTGAGAAGAATGTCAAGAATGTGTTCAGAAATACAGACTTCTTAGGTGCAAAACATACCAGTTTATTTAGTCCACTTAAATTTTTGCTTTGTAGTTATACCACTGGCATGTTAACAGCAGGATGTTTAGGCGTTTCTGACTTTTTGAACACGTCAACTATAACAACCAAAGAGTTAATGGGGAAACGTCTGAATTGGGGAAGAAAATTATAAAGAAGTCAGATTACCAAAATGGATGCAAACAACACTCACCAAGCACTGACAACTTTATGAGGGTAATCTGCCCCATCAGCTAACTAACTAGGTAACTTTCTAAAGTGAAAACAGCTTCTGGTTTGATATATGCATGTTCTAAAATTCTCAAACTACACTTGATAATGATCTTTTATGTTAATTTTCTTGCACTAAAATTGGCACAACGTGGTTGCTCCAATGCACAAAATGGCATGAAAGC
The nucleotide sequence above comes from Etheostoma spectabile isolate EspeVRDwgs_2016 chromosome 15, UIUC_Espe_1.0, whole genome shotgun sequence. Encoded proteins:
- the recql5 gene encoding ATP-dependent DNA helicase Q5 isoform X1; the encoded protein is MTTTSKQALKTHFGFDNFRSKLQEDVVKAVLKGDRDVFVCMPTGAGKSLCYQLPAVLAEGITLVISPLIALIQDQVDRLKSLNIPACSINSKLPVGERRLILADLGSSSPKLKMLYITPEMVASPTFQPCLTGLCSRGLLSYLAVDEAHCVSQWGHDFRPDYLKLGELRGRLPGVPCLALTATAPKNVQEDIVQSLRLRSPLSFVSPVFRSNLYYDVIFRELLPNPYVHLYAFIQQALALDKGSNGQGCGIVYCRTREGCETVAHQLTKLGVLAKPYHAGLKAGDRTEAQNEWMQGKVLVIVATISFGMGVDKANVRFVAHWNLAKSLASYYQESGRAGRDGLPSSCRTYYSPKDKEQINFLIRQEVSRKQAKRGSEKQTDKTAITDFDAMVSYCAQECCRHATISKFFGDKMPNCAGACDYCRNPKVVRAQLERAATLSTKTEAQSKGPTGPFGFQPGLYEGGKKGYGFERYDEGDASSEDDGSNRKKEFSDLFKRQMNMRKVADGQKEAFVPPDADCPLREASSQRIPRLTVKAREHCLCLLQEALYGHQGAEDSFHRFTLSSLSLSSDILSAAVDIEHEVFKSSKSSNLYKAAVLKKVTEMKKTAPGEKGQGVKTVCSSESKLKEEPSSSSSASFSEELQGFTSASEIYSMKRKRVGAGLRGSSNPFQTAKDLLKASMSDTVSNKRTESGGFYSDSSGGSGDTGADAPSAVTSSIRARANAAATFVNSPTKAGRAMSKKQQKLAEAAKSSRNISHYFTKKETTEDSQEEAETLRGLDAMLSHTTAVVAQESVSQQEHSPEISPVETQDGIQEESKNKVIVITDDEEEEKHNTETLELEQLQDTSIEYMKSTTEPNKPEDEAKPHLTYGLTDDIKANKSESSPPAKRSRPLDRRVTFNPNVQERALLPSNEPPKPVTLKEAADIVVRYLDPFYTQGKFATKELFKSFARYLSHLLTEGRSRGKGQVKAEAKAIIKKFFSRVNRCESEADWKHIKRQQICKTTENKE
- the recql5 gene encoding ATP-dependent DNA helicase Q5 isoform X3 produces the protein MTTTSKQALKTHFGFDNFRSKLQEDVVKAVLKGDRDVFVCMPTGAGKSLCYQLPAVLAEGITLVISPLIALIQDQVDRLKSLNIPACSINSKLPVGERRLILADLGSSSPKLKMLYITPEMVASPTFQPCLTGLCSRGLLSYLAVDEAHCVSQWGHDFRPDYLKLGELRGRLPGVPCLALTATAPKNVQEDIVQSLRLRSPLSFVSPVFRSNLYYDVIFRELLPNPYVHLYAFIQQALALDKGSNGQGCGIVYCRTREGCETVAHQLTKLGVLAKPYHAGLKAGDRTEAQNEWMQGKVLVIVATISFGMGVDKANVRFVAHWNLAKSLASYYQESGRAGRDGLPSSCRTYYSPKDKEQINFLIRQEVSRKQAKRGSEKQTDKTAITDFDAMVSYCAQECCRHATISKFFGDKMPNCAGACDYCRNPKVVRAQLERAATLSTKTEAQSKGPTGPFGFQPGLYEGGKKGYGFERYDEGDASSEDDGSNRKKEFSDLFKRQMNMRKVADGQKEAFVPPDADCPLREASSQRIPRLTVKAREHCLCLLQEALYGHQGAEDSFHDILSAAVDIEHEVFKSSKSSNLYKAAVLKKVTEMKKTAPGEKGQGVKTVCSSESKLKEEPSSSSSASFSEELQGFTSASEIYSMKRKRVGAGLRGSSNPFQTAKDLLKASMSDTVSNKRTESGGFYSDSSGGSGDTGADAPSAVTSSIRARANAAATFVNSPTKAGRAMSKKQQKLAEAAKSSRNISHYFTKKETTEDSQEEAETLRGLDAMLSHTTAVVAQESVSQQEHSPEISPVETQDGIQEESKNKVIVITDDEEEEKHNTETLELEQLQDTSIEYMKSTTEPNKPEDEAKPHLTYGLTDDIKANKSESSPPAKRSRPLDRRVTFNPNVQERALLPSNEPPKPVTLKEAADIVVRYLDPFYTQGKFATKELFKSFARYLSHLLTEGRSRGKGQVKAEAKAIIKKFFSRVNRCESEADWKHIKRQQICKTTENKE
- the recql5 gene encoding ATP-dependent DNA helicase Q5 isoform X2, encoding MTTTSKQALKTHFGFDNFRSKLQEDVVKAVLKGDRDVFVCMPTGAGKSLCYQLPAVLAEGITLVISPLIALIQDQVDRLKSLNIPACSINSKLPVGERRLILADLGSSSPKLKMLYITPEMVASPTFQPCLTGLCSRGLLSYLAVDEAHCVSQWGHDFRPDYLKLGELRGRLPGVPCLALTATAPKNVQEDIVQSLRLRSPLSFVSPVFRSNLYYDVIFRELLPNPYVHLYAFIQQALALDKGSNGQGCGIVYCRTREGCETVAHQLTKLGVLAKPYHAGLKAGDRTEAQNEWMQGKVLVIVATISFGMGVDKANVRFVAHWNLAKSLASYYQESGRAGRDGLPSSCRTYYSPKDKEQINFLIRQEVSRKQAKRGSEKQTDKTAITDFDAMVSYCAQECCRHATISKFFGDKMPNCAGACDYCRNPKVVRAQLERAATLSTKTEAQSKGPTGPFGFQPGLYEGGKKGYGFERYDEGDASSEDDGSNRKKEFSDLFKRQMNMRKVADGQKEAFVPPDADCPLREASSQRIPRLTVKAREHCLCLLQEALYGHQGAEDSFHSDILSAAVDIEHEVFKSSKSSNLYKAAVLKKVTEMKKTAPGEKGQGVKTVCSSESKLKEEPSSSSSASFSEELQGFTSASEIYSMKRKRVGAGLRGSSNPFQTAKDLLKASMSDTVSNKRTESGGFYSDSSGGSGDTGADAPSAVTSSIRARANAAATFVNSPTKAGRAMSKKQQKLAEAAKSSRNISHYFTKKETTEDSQEEAETLRGLDAMLSHTTAVVAQESVSQQEHSPEISPVETQDGIQEESKNKVIVITDDEEEEKHNTETLELEQLQDTSIEYMKSTTEPNKPEDEAKPHLTYGLTDDIKANKSESSPPAKRSRPLDRRVTFNPNVQERALLPSNEPPKPVTLKEAADIVVRYLDPFYTQGKFATKELFKSFARYLSHLLTEGRSRGKGQVKAEAKAIIKKFFSRVNRCESEADWKHIKRQQICKTTENKE